CACAGAGTCGGATTCCCAAAGATACAGGCGGAGTAACCTATGACACATATTTAGGTATAGCTTCTGTTGCAGGATCCGGATCTCAAGATACCGTTCAGGTTTTGTTCTATGAAGTTGATAATACAGAGAGCGATCCATTTTATCTGGCTATCGACAGCCCCGGTGTTATTTCCAATACATCTCCTGATGACATTTTAGGAGCATCTCCTCAAACCACCGTCGATGTTCTGGGAGGATCGGGCGCACTTTCTGACCCTGTAGCAAATGACTTTGAATTTGTCGATAGAGCAGAAGCAATATCGGGAGCAACATCTCTTGGTTCCCAGATATTCACTAATGAAACAGGTTGGGAGTACATAGGCCCATTCTATCCTTCAGACGGAGAAGCAATAGGTAATAAATATTATTTTCGTATTGTGATCTCTATAAATGCTGATGTGGATAGAAACGGCTATAGACTGGATGTCTCTTATAATAACCCCGGAAGCGGAAATCCTCCCAGCGGATCATCCTCTTTCAGAGCTTTCGCCTATTCCTGGAATATTGCTTTGCTGGGCGATAGTAACAGCGATGCAGCGGGAGGAACAGATCGCCTTTACGAGTTATACCCTTTTGTTCCGGAAGGAGCCGTCGCCGCATCGGATCAAATCGTTTTTTCCAATTTGGATGTGGATCAGGCCCAGGGAACCGGTAATGCACAAATTAATGTAACAGGTTCTGGATATAATTTGTCCAATGCCGAATCAGAAGCGGTTTCTCTCGGAGCAGTCGGCGCTTCTGGTAATGGCGTTGTGTTTAATTCAGCCTATTCCATTTCCGAAGATACGGGAACATGGAAAGCCAAATACCTCGATGGTGAAGGTATGGCCGGTTACTATTCAAACCCGGCTGAATTCTGGCATTGGAGGGCTTTGAATGGCTTTCCAGTCGTCGCCGGAACGTTTTATAACCCCGATTCAGATGGAAATGTTCAGGAACTACTGAGAACATATGCCGATTATTACGTCCCACAGCCTCCGGACCATATTTCATTAAGTCTTGATGACGGAATTGCGGAAATCGGAGGAACAGAGACTGTTGTTTTACAGGTCGTTGATGAGGCTGGAAATCCCGTTCCTTATATTAGAGATATATATGTCACGGTTAGCGGAAGCGGTGTAATCGCGCCTGATATCACGAACCCCGATGGGGGATTGGCAGATACCCTGGAAGAGCTGCTGACGACAGACTCATCTGGAATGGCCACTTTTACGGTTACCGATGCCGTTCCGGAAAGCGTTACGATTACTGTCACGACTGACGGTTCAAACAGTTCTGATAATTTAACAAATAATGTTGCGAATGATAGTGGATCGATTGTTTTTTTCAATACGATCCCCCCTACTATCAGTTCAACAGCCGGCACTACAATAGATATTAACCAGACTGCTCAGGCAATCGGTGATATTTTGATAACGGATGTTGGTGGTGGCAACCTTACGACTGTAAATGATATTCGGTTAATGATACCGTCCGCTTTGTCAGATACGTTCTTCAATAATGGCGCTACAATAGGTTTAACTCCTACCGGAACAGGTACAGTCGGAGCTGCAGATTTTCTCCCCGATCCCGACGATGGAGATGAAAATATAATCCTCATTCCTGTAACAGCGGATTTTTCGGCTGGAGATACTTTGACAATCACTGGGCTGGAAGTCGACACGGGATCTATAACCGGAAATGGCAGGATAGCTCTTTCCTTCGATGGCGGCGGAACATATAATGTTATTGACGATAAATATGTCTCGGTCAGCAATCTAAGTCTTTACACCTGGCTGGGAACAGTCGATAGCAGCTGGAATACCGGGGGCAACTGGGACCAGGGCACTGTACCCGGTGATACCGATGATGTCAAAATCAAGAATACTGTTAATAGCCCGGTTCTCGATATCAATACTGCCAATCTGGGATCTCTCATAATTGATTCCGGTGCTTCGTTAGACCTTAGTACATATAATCTGACTGTCAGCGGTTTAATCAGTAATAACGGTACAATCTTCCTTGAGGGGACTCAAACCGTTTCAGCGACAATGGATTCTGATTCCGGTCTGGTCGTTTATGATGGGAATACTGATGTAACTTCTCTAGCCGCCGGTTCAGATTATTTTGATTTGGAATTCAATGGGACCGGAACGAACTGGGCTATAAACGCTGCTCTGACCGTAAACGGAGATTTATCTGTTGAATCGGGAAACACTCTGGACCTTGGCTCTGATAACCTTGCTGTCATCGGAAGTATTTCGAATAACGGAATAATTTCCCTTGAGGGAGCCCAAACCTTTACTGCAACTATGGATACTGATTCCGGGCTGGTCATTTTCAATGGTAATGCGGGAGCCACGGGTCTTGTGGCCGGCTATGATTACTATGATCTTGAGTTTTCAGGTGCTGGTGCGCCAACGGCCTGGGAGCTCGGTGGTGTCCTGACAATTAATAATGATTTAACTATTTCTGTCAATAACGAGGTCGATCTCGCTGCAAATGACATCACTGTTACTGGAACGTTCTCTAATAACGGAACTTTGATTCTCGATGGAACGGAAACTTTGGCATTGACTATGGATACGGATTCCGGTCTTGTCTCGTATCAGGGAGCAGCCGGCGGAACGCTGTATGACCTTGCCGATCCTGATTATTTCGATCTGGAAATCGATAGCGCCGGCCAGGTTTTCGTTGCAGATGGAGCCATAACTGTTGCAAATGATTTGACTGTAACAGCAGGAACTCTGAGCGCTGTGACAAATGCCCTGACAGTAGCAGGAGCTTCTGATCTTGCTGGAAATATTACCTCATCTGATGGAAATCTCTGGCTGCAGGGAGCTGTTACTCTCTCAGGAAATGCAGCAGTAGATTCCGGAGCCGGAGCCGGAGATATTCAGATCGATAGTACTATCGATGGCGCTTTCGGACTGACGCTTGATAGCGGAACCGGAACGGTTACTCTCGGAGGAGCAGCCGGAGCTATCGGCTCAGGGACATCATTAACAACTTTGCTTATTGATGGAGTTTCAATCAGTTCCATTCCATCTATAAGATCATCTGTTGTAGAAATGAATTCCACCGGTGCTGCCGATATTACTATCAGTCAGGCAGGAAGTCAGATTTCTTCATTTGCTGCAGCCGTTGCCAACGGTCGATCTATTCTTCTATCGAATAATACGGCTTCACTGATAATTCCAAACGGCGGTACGATTGTCCCCGGTGATATATCGGCGACGGACGGTACTATAAATATTCAGAATACAGGAAGCATAACACTGACCGGAGATATAAATGCCGGAACAGGAACAGCGACTCTGGACACTTTAAGCGCAGCTGTAATTGATGGAAACGGCGCCATTTACTCTGATGTCATCAATCTGCAAACAGATGCTTCATCGAGCGGG
This is a stretch of genomic DNA from Spirochaeta isovalerica. It encodes these proteins:
- a CDS encoding beta strand repeat-containing protein, giving the protein MFYEVDNTESDPFYLAIDSPGVISNTSPDDILGASPQTTVDVLGGSGALSDPVANDFEFVDRAEAISGATSLGSQIFTNETGWEYIGPFYPSDGEAIGNKYYFRIVISINADVDRNGYRLDVSYNNPGSGNPPSGSSSFRAFAYSWNIALLGDSNSDAAGGTDRLYELYPFVPEGAVAASDQIVFSNLDVDQAQGTGNAQINVTGSGYNLSNAESEAVSLGAVGASGNGVVFNSAYSISEDTGTWKAKYLDGEGMAGYYSNPAEFWHWRALNGFPVVAGTFYNPDSDGNVQELLRTYADYYVPQPPDHISLSLDDGIAEIGGTETVVLQVVDEAGNPVPYIRDIYVTVSGSGVIAPDITNPDGGLADTLEELLTTDSSGMATFTVTDAVPESVTITVTTDGSNSSDNLTNNVANDSGSIVFFNTIPPTISSTAGTTIDINQTAQAIGDILITDVGGGNLTTVNDIRLMIPSALSDTFFNNGATIGLTPTGTGTVGAADFLPDPDDGDENIILIPVTADFSAGDTLTITGLEVDTGSITGNGRIALSFDGGGTYNVIDDKYVSVSNLSLYTWLGTVDSSWNTGGNWDQGTVPGDTDDVKIKNTVNSPVLDINTANLGSLIIDSGASLDLSTYNLTVSGLISNNGTIFLEGTQTVSATMDSDSGLVVYDGNTDVTSLAAGSDYFDLEFNGTGTNWAINAALTVNGDLSVESGNTLDLGSDNLAVIGSISNNGIISLEGAQTFTATMDTDSGLVIFNGNAGATGLVAGYDYYDLEFSGAGAPTAWELGGVLTINNDLTISVNNEVDLAANDITVTGTFSNNGTLILDGTETLALTMDTDSGLVSYQGAAGGTLYDLADPDYFDLEIDSAGQVFVADGAITVANDLTVTAGTLSAVTNALTVAGASDLAGNITSSDGNLWLQGAVTLSGNAAVDSGAGAGDIQIDSTIDGAFGLTLDSGTGTVTLGGAAGAIGSGTSLTTLLIDGVSISSIPSIRSSVVEMNSTGAADITISQAGSQISSFAAAVANGRSILLSNNTASLIIPNGGTIVPGDISATDGTINIQNTGSITLTGDINAGTGTATLDTLSAAVIDGNGAIYSDVINLQTDASSSGFIGSFANNIETYSSGAAITTALSVGGGAQLSTYIDHQTGNLSLVSVNLGLTPAGFSLISSGLLTITGSPISVVDLNLESTGGALSIPASADLTASGTLDLSAGNGDLTISAVVTKTGAGTATISSSTGNISDSGAGYIVNSTGTTFLNAAGTIILDNVSNNIADLTIDTTGNDITLDYGNNSVLSAGAGDSFGNLTLGGINSAVFTLGTAIDINGDLNLANGTLDVDNTNDFQINLAGNWNNTGGIFNEQNGLVVLDGAGGGTVSSETYYNLEVSSGAGTYTLTGNLDVNDLSLTSGVLDVSASDFQINVAGNWSNSGATFNEQNGLVVFDGTGTIDAETFYDMEVNSAAGTHTLSGNLVVGNDITLTSGTLDVSATNYSVNVIRSWTNSGGTFIAQNGTVTFDGAGQTGSIATGGTGAGQDFYNLVINDGGGLASTWTLGNDTLVTNDLTVTDGTLDTSTFNLQVSGATALVDTDGTLDFSSSLIADVLNLDAVLDVNGTLLGGAGTIQASENVDFTGGAFTKGTGVFEFDGVAPSKTLVAA